A region from the Thermanaeromonas toyohensis ToBE genome encodes:
- a CDS encoding ABC transporter permease subunit — translation MNWQILYTIALKDLKEAKQNRAAWMPAVFVPLIFTVLLPLAVVLLPALFPSASSPPLDVLLSKRGLPPFMAEKFAGLNGQQLWVVLITGFFLAPLFLIIPLMFASMVGADSFVGERERQTLEALLYTPLSDGELFLGKVLASIAPALALTWLNFLIYTVVVNAASWQVMGRIWFPTAPWWPLMFWVTPAVATLGTVVTVLISSRVRTFMEAYQLTGSLVILILALVASQVTGVLYLSTGVALLIGLGLWVVDGVLMILAVRTFSRNHLISRI, via the coding sequence ATGAACTGGCAGATACTGTACACTATTGCCCTTAAAGACCTCAAAGAAGCCAAGCAGAACCGCGCGGCTTGGATGCCGGCCGTCTTCGTGCCGCTTATCTTTACGGTTCTCCTGCCTTTGGCGGTAGTCCTGTTGCCTGCGCTGTTTCCTTCGGCATCCAGCCCCCCGCTGGACGTATTACTTTCTAAGCGAGGACTACCCCCTTTTATGGCCGAAAAGTTTGCCGGGTTAAACGGACAACAGCTCTGGGTGGTATTGATAACGGGATTCTTCCTGGCACCGCTGTTCCTCATTATACCCTTGATGTTTGCCAGTATGGTAGGAGCAGATTCCTTTGTGGGCGAGAGGGAGCGCCAAACCCTAGAAGCTTTGCTCTACACGCCCTTAAGCGACGGGGAACTTTTCTTAGGCAAAGTGCTGGCCTCCATAGCTCCTGCGCTGGCCCTAACCTGGTTGAATTTCCTCATCTATACGGTGGTGGTTAACGCTGCAAGCTGGCAGGTGATGGGGCGTATCTGGTTTCCTACCGCGCCCTGGTGGCCTTTGATGTTTTGGGTGACACCAGCCGTTGCAACCCTAGGAACTGTAGTGACGGTACTCATTTCCTCCCGCGTCCGCACTTTTATGGAGGCCTACCAACTAACAGGATCCTTGGTGATCCTTATCCTGGCCTTGGTGGCCAGCCAGGTAACAGGAGTTCTATACTTAAGTACCGGCGTGGCATTGCTCATCGGCTTGGGCTTATGGGTAGTTGATGGAGTGCTGATGATTTTAGCGGTGCGCACCTTTTCTCGCAACCACTTGATTAGCAGGATATAA
- a CDS encoding ABC transporter ATP-binding protein, with the protein MQEVIRVENLTKRFGQVVAVNSVTFSIKVGEIFGVLGPNGAGKTTLVRLLNGVLTPSGGRALVIGLDPVTQGTKVRKLTGVLTEAPAVYERLTARENLLFFGALYQVPPTVLPRRVEKLLATFGLSERADDKVGAFSKGMKQRLALARTLIHDPPLLFLDEPTAGLDPEVSHQVNELIKDLKQSGHTVFLCTHNLAEAQHLCDRVAVLNRGHLLALGTPVELERKLWPASWVDLELWALPPENLISSLRAIPGVKEVVLNHTHLAVQVNRRERIPYIVAEVARRGGQILRVNPRERSLEEIYLELQQRYIAQAGLDGSGRENKEKVVKG; encoded by the coding sequence TTGCAAGAGGTTATCCGGGTTGAAAACCTAACCAAAAGGTTCGGTCAAGTGGTGGCCGTAAACAGTGTTACCTTCAGTATTAAGGTTGGGGAGATCTTCGGAGTATTGGGCCCTAATGGTGCTGGCAAAACCACCCTGGTACGCCTGCTGAACGGCGTGCTCACTCCTTCAGGGGGCCGGGCCCTAGTCATAGGCCTAGACCCTGTGACGCAGGGAACCAAGGTTCGCAAGCTTACCGGCGTGCTTACAGAAGCACCAGCGGTATATGAACGTCTGACGGCCCGCGAAAACTTGCTTTTCTTTGGAGCTCTGTACCAGGTTCCCCCAACGGTTTTGCCCCGCCGCGTAGAAAAATTGCTGGCCACCTTTGGATTATCCGAGCGGGCCGACGATAAGGTAGGTGCTTTCAGCAAGGGGATGAAGCAGCGGCTGGCCCTGGCCCGGACCCTTATTCACGACCCTCCGCTCCTCTTCCTGGATGAACCCACCGCCGGTCTGGATCCTGAGGTTTCCCATCAGGTGAACGAACTGATTAAGGACCTTAAGCAGAGCGGCCATACGGTATTCTTATGCACCCATAACCTGGCCGAAGCTCAGCACCTGTGCGACCGGGTAGCAGTGCTTAACCGCGGGCACCTGCTTGCCCTAGGTACCCCGGTGGAGCTAGAGCGCAAGCTGTGGCCTGCCTCCTGGGTAGACCTGGAACTTTGGGCTTTGCCGCCGGAGAACTTAATCAGCTCTTTGCGGGCTATTCCCGGTGTCAAGGAAGTAGTGCTCAACCATACCCACCTAGCTGTACAAGTAAATAGACGCGAAAGGATACCTTACATAGTGGCCGAGGTGGCCCGCCGGGGCGGTCAGATTTTGAGGGTCAATCCCCGCGAACGTTCCCTGGAGGAGATTTACCTTGAACTACAGCAGCGGTACATCGCCCAGGCTGGGCTTGACGGTAGCGGTCGGGAAAATAAAGAGAAGGTGGTGAAGGGATGA
- a CDS encoding stalk domain-containing protein, which produces MRLVALTMFLAVTFMGALGGIGVAGYGAVSCEGGVTKVGLNVIWANGEEQRLDITPIFISDRLLVPVRSTFEALGYKVQWEEGTDSVIVTKGGNTRLKLVVGSPKAYLNGKAIELGLPVQNMRGRVLVPLRAVAEALGMEVQWEGKNNLVLLKIPEELTVPQRVYYGDFPAKVAFTSNGHLWLVEGLEAGAKPMRITHEGIVQILGWSFDGQWLMYLHQAFEGAPWYLWVTRGDGTQAFKVDSKPVWGRPSWSPVANKIAFSTQEPGDNPDYNLKIATLAGDKVTVEILLPDKSRVIDYAWAPDGRSLAVSFPRDEQHPLHIERVFLSGERTNLLTLGSPVERAKEPIFLWVATGLKWSPNGRYLAYYLRFNSASLSSDGVPIEVLDLKQPAKPLVLGTGLPYQDWLVWSPDGNLLAYIAGTGREATVNKKLHIVDMSAGGKIINLGQEGQVDTNPVWTSMPIPTLLFCRGPEAYPWGKDILEGGLVPGQKIYCWSEGIGVRALTDGSANSSASVPMVSSNGRYLFYLRLTNYNRSSLWSKLLPAGSEVELVKGLVGTLGYYGNYLPPWVSIYSATKLAQFTGTLKISEVEGRHFELETREGRLVLIPQEGNETIKAFLEAKASQQVTVRGILLDGVNFYMRGPVLKVTEVESP; this is translated from the coding sequence ATGAGGCTAGTTGCTTTAACGATGTTTTTGGCAGTAACGTTTATGGGAGCATTAGGTGGGATAGGAGTAGCCGGGTACGGTGCTGTTTCATGCGAAGGTGGCGTTACAAAGGTTGGGCTTAATGTTATTTGGGCTAACGGGGAAGAGCAAAGGCTAGATATTACCCCTATTTTTATATCCGACCGCCTTTTAGTACCCGTGCGCAGCACCTTTGAAGCTCTAGGGTATAAAGTGCAGTGGGAAGAAGGAACGGATTCTGTAATTGTTACCAAAGGCGGCAATACTAGACTTAAACTAGTTGTCGGTAGTCCAAAGGCCTATTTAAATGGCAAGGCTATAGAACTGGGCCTTCCTGTACAGAATATGCGCGGCAGGGTCCTAGTACCTTTAAGGGCTGTAGCGGAAGCCCTGGGCATGGAAGTGCAATGGGAGGGTAAGAATAATCTGGTCTTATTAAAGATCCCGGAAGAACTTACAGTTCCCCAAAGGGTCTACTACGGAGATTTTCCTGCTAAAGTAGCATTTACTAGCAACGGGCATTTGTGGCTTGTAGAGGGCCTAGAGGCTGGAGCAAAGCCCATGCGGATAACCCACGAAGGTATAGTCCAGATCTTGGGTTGGTCCTTTGATGGCCAGTGGCTAATGTATCTCCACCAAGCTTTTGAAGGCGCACCTTGGTACCTATGGGTGACTAGGGGGGATGGTACCCAGGCTTTTAAGGTGGATTCTAAACCGGTATGGGGGAGACCAAGCTGGTCGCCGGTCGCCAATAAGATCGCTTTTAGCACCCAGGAACCCGGAGACAACCCCGATTACAATTTAAAAATTGCTACTTTAGCTGGGGACAAAGTGACTGTTGAGATACTATTGCCCGATAAAAGCAGGGTAATAGATTATGCTTGGGCTCCTGATGGCCGAAGCCTGGCTGTGTCTTTCCCGCGAGATGAACAGCACCCATTGCACATTGAACGCGTGTTTCTAAGCGGGGAACGGACTAACTTGCTCACTTTAGGTAGCCCGGTAGAGCGAGCAAAGGAACCCATCTTCCTCTGGGTGGCTACTGGGCTTAAGTGGTCTCCTAATGGGCGTTACTTGGCTTACTATTTAAGATTCAACTCGGCTTCCTTATCTAGTGACGGCGTACCGATTGAAGTGCTGGATCTAAAGCAGCCTGCTAAACCTTTGGTTTTAGGTACGGGGTTGCCGTATCAGGATTGGCTGGTGTGGTCGCCGGATGGTAACCTGCTGGCTTACATCGCAGGTACGGGAAGGGAAGCCACGGTGAACAAGAAACTGCACATTGTAGACATGAGTGCTGGGGGGAAAATTATAAACCTAGGGCAGGAAGGACAGGTGGATACTAATCCGGTGTGGACTTCTATGCCTATCCCTACCCTGCTATTCTGCCGGGGACCAGAAGCATATCCCTGGGGAAAGGATATACTCGAAGGGGGGCTTGTGCCTGGGCAGAAGATCTATTGCTGGAGTGAGGGTATTGGCGTGCGAGCTTTAACCGATGGATCAGCAAACAGCTCTGCTTCTGTGCCTATGGTTTCTTCCAACGGGCGGTACTTGTTTTACTTGCGCCTAACTAACTACAACCGGAGTTCCCTTTGGAGCAAGCTGCTTCCTGCGGGGTCCGAGGTAGAGCTGGTAAAAGGGCTGGTGGGTACCCTCGGTTACTACGGAAATTACCTTCCGCCTTGGGTGAGCATTTATTCTGCAACTAAACTAGCCCAATTTACGGGCACCCTTAAGATAAGCGAGGTCGAAGGGCGTCACTTTGAGCTGGAAACGAGAGAAGGGCGGTTGGTCCTTATTCCCCAAGAAGGAAATGAGACTATAAAAGCTTTTCTAGAAGCCAAAGCTAGCCAACAGGTGACTGTCCGTGGGATTTTGCTGGACGGGGTTAACTTCTATATGCGGGGGCCGGTTCTTAAGGTGACGGAGGTAGAATCTCCTTGA
- a CDS encoding transcriptional regulator, giving the protein MEMVGGPFSLPHLDENIHPPARLQIMTVLCGLPERDRIAFTKLQELLGFSAGNLSTCLARLEQVGYVRMEKAFRGKRPVTWIAATRRGRQAFEEYIQALRRYLNEVDAIRLQGGGSG; this is encoded by the coding sequence ATGGAAATGGTTGGGGGCCCCTTTTCTTTACCACATCTCGACGAAAACATCCACCCGCCAGCGCGACTGCAAATCATGACCGTGCTTTGTGGGTTGCCGGAACGTGATCGCATCGCCTTTACCAAGCTTCAGGAGCTTTTGGGCTTCTCGGCGGGAAATTTAAGCACTTGCCTGGCACGGCTGGAGCAAGTCGGCTACGTTAGGATGGAGAAAGCCTTTCGCGGGAAACGGCCTGTCACGTGGATCGCAGCAACGCGGCGGGGGCGCCAGGCCTTCGAGGAGTACATTCAGGCTCTTCGCCGCTACCTTAACGAGGTAGATGCGATAAGGCTCCAGGGCGGAGGATCTGGTTAA
- the nagB gene encoding glucosamine-6-phosphate deaminase, with the protein MHPELIIAEDYQDLSRKAALRVAEQIKEKPTTVLGLATGKTPLGLYRELIRLHQEEGLDFSRVKTFNLDEYYGISPEDKRSFHYYMWENLFKHLNIPRGNIHLPDGGAQDIEEECRRYEEAIREAGGIDLQVLGIGSNGHIGFNEPGTEWGSLTHLAQLTPETIKDNEEEGGEGIPGFALTMGIKTIMRANRILLLAYGESKANIIARALKGPVDKSVPASILQLHPGLVVIVDKEAAKFLGSLT; encoded by the coding sequence GTGCATCCTGAGCTAATAATAGCAGAAGACTACCAAGACCTAAGTAGGAAGGCAGCCTTAAGAGTAGCAGAACAGATAAAGGAAAAACCTACCACCGTACTAGGACTAGCCACAGGCAAAACCCCCTTAGGGCTATACCGCGAACTAATAAGGCTACACCAAGAAGAAGGGCTTGATTTTTCCCGGGTAAAAACCTTCAACCTAGACGAATACTATGGTATTTCTCCCGAAGACAAGCGGAGCTTTCACTACTACATGTGGGAAAACCTTTTTAAACACCTAAACATACCCCGGGGAAACATACATCTTCCTGATGGGGGAGCCCAAGACATAGAGGAAGAATGCCGAAGATACGAAGAAGCCATAAGGGAAGCAGGGGGTATAGACCTGCAAGTTTTAGGGATAGGTAGTAACGGCCACATAGGTTTTAACGAACCGGGTACCGAATGGGGGAGCCTAACCCATCTGGCCCAGCTTACCCCGGAGACCATAAAAGACAACGAAGAAGAAGGAGGGGAAGGTATACCGGGGTTTGCCCTTACCATGGGCATAAAGACCATAATGAGGGCTAACCGGATACTTCTTTTAGCCTATGGGGAGAGCAAAGCTAACATAATAGCTAGGGCTTTAAAAGGTCCGGTAGATAAAAGTGTACCTGCCTCTATACTCCAGCTCCATCCAGGGCTAGTGGTAATTGTAGATAAAGAGGCGGCTAAGTTTTTGGGAAGCCTTACTTGA
- a CDS encoding carbohydrate ABC transporter permease, with protein MRTLRNIAFGIVLLITVVTFSSPLAIAFLTSLKSDADISSFPPKWIFSPTLEHYQNVFYGSGYPFGLFFANSFIIAFGASIGAVLLSLPAAYAIVRMGVGRKRFFPFVVSLRLLPPIVFAIPYYMMFQFLNLLDTRVGLIWVGIIMNTPLTLMLLVGSIQEFPREVEEAAMIDGCSTYGILTRIVFPLIAPGAAAAAILAFIFTWNEFLFVRILSDVKATTVTVGSTLFIQAYGIRWGDIAAAVSLSVIPPLVFALFVQRYLVKGLSMGAVKG; from the coding sequence GTGAGGACGTTGAGAAATATTGCTTTTGGGATTGTTCTACTAATTACCGTGGTAACCTTTAGCTCTCCTTTGGCAATAGCTTTTTTAACCTCTTTAAAAAGCGACGCTGATATTTCTTCTTTTCCTCCTAAATGGATATTTTCACCAACACTTGAGCACTACCAAAATGTGTTTTATGGTTCAGGTTATCCGTTTGGGCTGTTTTTTGCAAATAGCTTTATTATAGCATTTGGGGCAAGTATTGGAGCTGTACTGCTGAGTCTTCCAGCTGCTTATGCTATAGTCAGAATGGGTGTTGGTAGAAAGCGATTTTTTCCTTTTGTAGTAAGTTTGCGGTTATTGCCTCCTATAGTTTTTGCTATTCCCTACTATATGATGTTCCAGTTTTTAAATTTATTAGATACCCGAGTAGGATTGATTTGGGTAGGAATTATTATGAATACTCCGCTCACTTTAATGCTTCTTGTAGGTTCTATTCAAGAATTTCCCAGGGAAGTAGAGGAAGCAGCCATGATTGATGGATGTTCCACTTACGGAATTCTAACGCGCATTGTATTTCCTCTCATTGCACCTGGAGCAGCAGCGGCGGCTATTCTAGCGTTCATATTTACTTGGAATGAATTTTTATTTGTCCGTATTTTAAGCGATGTAAAAGCAACAACCGTAACAGTGGGGTCAACGCTATTTATACAAGCTTACGGTATTCGATGGGGAGATATTGCAGCTGCTGTCTCCCTTTCTGTGATCCCTCCGCTTGTTTTTGCCTTGTTCGTGCAACGTTATCTTGTAAAAGGACTTTCAATGGGAGCAGTAAAAGGATAA
- a CDS encoding carbohydrate ABC transporter permease, with product MYKIKSKKEAYVFIGPLAVAVLTLIVFPTAYSYYMSFFGFKLSGSHKPFIGITNYLHILGDASFRHSLIYSTRFSLFATAVELVIGVALAILINRSFRGKRVVISVILLPMMVAPSLFALIFRLGLNEFVGIIPYYMKQLGLPGNPFDPKWVNLTLIMIDALQWIPFVFIIAYAGLTSIPEELYEAAKIDGANSYHVFTKIIFPLLVPTLAIAAFLRGIDAFKVYDMIYVLTNGGPGDLTTSVSLFIYKKAFLEGNLGEAAAASILLTFILALPLSLAMRYVFKREEYS from the coding sequence ATGTATAAAATAAAATCGAAAAAAGAAGCTTACGTATTTATTGGGCCTTTAGCGGTGGCGGTGTTGACACTTATAGTCTTCCCCACCGCTTATTCTTATTACATGAGCTTTTTTGGGTTTAAGCTTTCCGGCAGTCATAAACCGTTTATTGGCATAACTAATTATCTCCACATTTTGGGCGATGCTAGTTTTAGACATTCACTTATTTATAGCACAAGGTTTTCACTGTTTGCTACTGCTGTGGAATTGGTAATTGGAGTAGCGCTAGCTATCCTTATCAATAGAAGTTTTAGGGGGAAACGAGTAGTTATTAGTGTAATATTACTTCCCATGATGGTAGCTCCTTCCCTATTTGCTTTGATTTTTCGGTTAGGATTAAATGAGTTTGTAGGGATTATACCATATTACATGAAACAGCTAGGGCTGCCCGGGAATCCATTTGATCCAAAATGGGTAAATCTAACCTTGATCATGATTGATGCTCTTCAATGGATTCCTTTTGTATTTATTATCGCCTATGCTGGACTTACCTCAATTCCTGAAGAGCTTTATGAAGCTGCCAAGATTGATGGGGCTAATTCTTATCATGTTTTTACAAAAATCATTTTTCCCCTTCTTGTTCCCACTCTTGCTATAGCAGCTTTTTTGCGAGGCATAGATGCTTTTAAGGTATATGATATGATCTATGTCTTAACTAATGGTGGGCCAGGAGATCTTACAACAAGTGTAAGCCTTTTTATATACAAAAAGGCATTTTTAGAGGGGAATCTGGGAGAAGCAGCAGCAGCAAGCATTTTGCTAACTTTTATATTAGCACTTCCACTATCATTAGCAATGAGATATGTCTTTAAAAGGGAGGAGTACTCGTGA
- a CDS encoding ABC transporter substrate-binding protein, which translates to MKKWSKILAILIVGTLAALVGGCAAGGKKASDTSASGKREIVNMLYWPGPESEAMSKVIAKYNEGQGAKDGVEVKMLPAPREGFWEKEAAMMAANSQDVDIYFTATYKIGEHKGHLVPLQDKIEGLNMFIDTSINALKNEGNVYGIPMDISNHFLYYRKDLIEKLLSDANWQAKYREISKQIVGKELSPKDPKEWDWDDFIATSAFFTKQYNPVSPTEYGTALQLKNLIYNVMIWNDVLYSFGGSWYTKDGKPNFDTEEARKALQVYVDIFKKKLTPPTSTTFEYPETNQAFQTEKVALILQWSAAYHELTDKSKSEKVYDKVGIAPIPGPKHATHIHVLGVGLNKSSPKQEAALKWLKYLATKDAMKVYAENGGIPPVKDILEGMKDKRPEFPYIAEHSEKYGFVEDTSGNVFPVLEIMAKYLSAAWVGQIDIDSALKKVQEEVSQKVGK; encoded by the coding sequence ATGAAGAAATGGAGTAAAATATTGGCTATTCTTATAGTGGGTACTCTAGCAGCTTTAGTAGGTGGGTGTGCTGCGGGTGGAAAAAAGGCTTCAGATACTTCGGCTTCAGGAAAAAGGGAAATTGTTAATATGCTCTATTGGCCAGGACCAGAAAGTGAAGCTATGTCAAAGGTGATCGCCAAATATAATGAGGGGCAAGGAGCCAAAGATGGGGTTGAGGTAAAAATGCTTCCTGCTCCTCGAGAAGGGTTTTGGGAAAAAGAAGCAGCTATGATGGCGGCTAACAGTCAAGATGTAGACATTTACTTTACAGCGACGTACAAAATTGGTGAACATAAAGGGCATCTAGTTCCACTTCAAGATAAAATAGAAGGATTAAATATGTTCATTGATACAAGCATTAACGCACTTAAAAATGAAGGAAATGTTTACGGGATTCCAATGGACATAAGTAACCACTTTTTGTATTACCGCAAAGATTTGATTGAGAAACTTTTAAGCGATGCAAATTGGCAGGCCAAGTATAGAGAAATTAGTAAACAAATTGTAGGAAAAGAACTCTCTCCTAAAGATCCTAAGGAATGGGATTGGGATGATTTTATTGCGACCTCCGCTTTCTTTACTAAACAATACAACCCAGTATCCCCAACAGAATACGGAACAGCATTACAGTTAAAAAATCTAATATATAACGTAATGATTTGGAACGATGTGCTTTATTCGTTTGGAGGAAGCTGGTACACTAAGGATGGCAAGCCGAATTTCGACACAGAAGAAGCAAGGAAAGCACTTCAAGTGTATGTGGATATCTTTAAAAAGAAGTTAACTCCTCCGACTTCGACGACCTTTGAATATCCTGAAACAAACCAAGCTTTTCAAACTGAAAAAGTAGCGCTTATCTTACAGTGGAGCGCAGCATATCATGAACTCACTGATAAATCTAAGAGCGAAAAGGTTTATGATAAAGTAGGGATTGCCCCTATTCCAGGTCCCAAACATGCTACACATATTCATGTTTTAGGAGTGGGTCTTAACAAGTCCTCCCCCAAACAAGAAGCAGCATTGAAATGGTTAAAATATCTTGCCACAAAAGATGCCATGAAGGTTTATGCTGAAAACGGGGGAATTCCTCCTGTAAAAGATATTCTAGAAGGAATGAAGGATAAACGCCCCGAATTTCCTTATATCGCTGAGCATAGCGAGAAATATGGGTTTGTCGAAGATACTAGTGGGAATGTATTTCCTGTGTTAGAAATTATGGCAAAATATCTTTCGGCAGCTTGGGTTGGCCAAATTGATATAGATAGCGCCCTCAAAAAAGTTCAGGAAGAAGTTAGTCAGAAAGTGGGGAAGTAA
- a CDS encoding ROK family protein produces MKGEEMRVIGIDVGGSKIRGALVSRDGSLQRVIEISTEADKGGLHVVRRVLSIIKELLEQSVLGIGIGTAGQVGFDGSILGATNTFPGWTGIPLKKIVESETYLPVKVVNDVHAMALGELYFGEAKGVQHFLCLALGTGVGGAIVINRKLFRGSTGAAGEIGHLIIHPNGRSCPCGRKGCLEAYVSATALTKRYEEKTGIKMKASEILKNSLLGKELEAEIIKDFLEDLANALASLVSIFDPQKIILGGGIAKELLPYLKKLMDMVKYQLNPTRQPTFRLSISQLGGDAMILGAASLFLKEGELYNEEME; encoded by the coding sequence GTGAAGGGAGAAGAAATGAGGGTAATAGGGATCGATGTAGGGGGAAGCAAAATTCGAGGTGCTCTTGTAAGTAGAGACGGGTCTTTACAAAGGGTAATTGAAATATCGACTGAAGCAGATAAAGGTGGTTTACATGTTGTCAGGCGCGTGTTATCTATTATTAAAGAACTTTTAGAGCAAAGTGTCCTAGGGATAGGTATTGGAACAGCCGGTCAAGTGGGTTTTGATGGTAGTATCCTTGGTGCCACGAATACATTTCCAGGATGGACCGGTATTCCTTTGAAAAAAATAGTTGAAAGCGAAACCTATCTTCCTGTTAAAGTGGTAAATGATGTACATGCAATGGCCTTAGGAGAACTCTATTTTGGCGAAGCTAAGGGTGTTCAACATTTTCTATGCTTGGCTTTAGGTACAGGAGTAGGAGGAGCTATTGTAATAAACAGGAAACTCTTTAGAGGTTCTACTGGAGCCGCAGGCGAAATAGGACACTTAATCATTCATCCTAACGGTAGAAGTTGTCCTTGCGGAAGGAAAGGATGTCTAGAAGCCTATGTTTCCGCAACAGCTTTAACAAAAAGATATGAAGAAAAAACAGGCATTAAAATGAAGGCTTCGGAAATCCTTAAAAATAGTTTATTAGGAAAAGAGCTAGAGGCAGAGATAATAAAGGACTTTTTAGAAGATCTTGCCAATGCTCTTGCTTCCTTAGTTTCTATATTCGATCCTCAAAAGATTATTCTGGGGGGTGGTATTGCAAAAGAGCTTTTACCATATCTTAAAAAGCTTATGGATATGGTAAAGTATCAACTTAATCCTACAAGGCAGCCTACGTTTAGGCTATCAATTTCTCAACTAGGAGGAGATGCTATGATTTTGGGAGCTGCAAGCTTATTTTTGAAGGAGGGAGAACTCTATAATGAAGAAATGGAGTAA
- a CDS encoding MurR/RpiR family transcriptional regulator: MQEQSSILLKIRSIYNSLTKAEKKVADYVLENFDNVIYLSVTELAEKCGCGETTVIRFCRHIGLTGFQDFKLNIAKDIVRPEMNIHENISFEDSIDILVQKITTENITALSNTVKLLSLKELERAVDAIVNANKIEFYGVGASGYTALDAKYKFLRLGLNVDAMLDAHIQAISAVNLGEKDVAVGISFSGSTKDTVETCRLAKKAGAKVICITNYARSPITSVADIVLLTSVKETPLRSGALTSKIAQLHILDILYTSVAIRLKDKAVQSLNKTAKAVLEKLF, encoded by the coding sequence TTGCAAGAACAAAGTAGTATCCTCTTAAAGATCAGAAGTATTTATAACTCCTTAACGAAGGCGGAAAAAAAAGTAGCAGATTATGTACTGGAAAATTTTGATAACGTTATATACCTTTCGGTAACGGAGCTGGCAGAAAAGTGTGGATGTGGAGAGACCACAGTAATAAGATTTTGTAGGCACATAGGGCTAACAGGTTTTCAAGATTTTAAGCTTAATATTGCAAAAGATATAGTTAGGCCCGAAATGAATATTCATGAAAATATTTCCTTTGAAGATTCTATCGATATATTAGTACAAAAGATTACAACAGAAAATATTACCGCATTATCAAATACCGTTAAGCTGCTTTCTCTGAAAGAACTTGAAAGAGCAGTTGATGCAATAGTTAATGCAAATAAAATTGAGTTCTATGGAGTGGGTGCTTCGGGATATACAGCCTTAGATGCCAAATATAAGTTTTTACGGTTGGGATTAAATGTTGATGCTATGCTAGATGCACATATTCAGGCTATATCTGCAGTAAATTTAGGGGAAAAAGATGTTGCTGTAGGTATATCATTTTCTGGAAGTACAAAAGATACTGTAGAAACTTGTCGATTGGCGAAAAAAGCTGGGGCAAAGGTCATATGTATAACAAATTATGCGAGGTCGCCTATAACTTCAGTAGCAGATATTGTACTTTTAACCTCTGTAAAAGAGACTCCGCTCAGAAGCGGTGCCTTAACCTCAAAAATTGCACAGCTTCATATATTAGATATTTTGTATACAAGTGTAGCAATAAGATTAAAGGATAAAGCTGTTCAAAGTCTAAATAAAACGGCTAAAGCAGTCTTAGAAAAGTTATTTTAA
- a CDS encoding N-acetylmannosamine-6-phosphate 2-epimerase, whose product MAMDILRRLEKGLIVSCQAPVDDPLHSSFIMARIAKAAELGGAVAIRANGYEDILAIRKEVKLPIIGLIKKHYEGYKPYITPTIEEVDKVIKAGADIVAVDATKACKPGNITTAEFFTMIRQKYPKTLIMADISTYEEGIEAYYLGFNLISTTLSGYTDYSPQIDEPDFELIERLSKDVKVPLIAEGRIWTPEQAIKAFEKGAYAVVVGTAITRPQEITRRFVNYITEWRSKGCKNKVVSS is encoded by the coding sequence ATGGCTATGGATATATTACGACGTCTAGAAAAGGGACTAATTGTTTCTTGTCAGGCACCAGTAGATGATCCCCTTCACAGTTCTTTTATAATGGCTAGGATAGCAAAAGCAGCTGAATTAGGTGGGGCAGTAGCAATAAGGGCAAACGGGTATGAAGATATATTAGCAATTAGAAAGGAAGTAAAACTTCCGATAATTGGACTTATAAAAAAACATTATGAGGGATATAAACCCTATATAACTCCAACAATTGAAGAAGTTGATAAGGTAATCAAAGCTGGTGCTGACATTGTTGCAGTAGATGCGACAAAGGCATGTAAACCGGGGAACATTACAACAGCGGAATTTTTTACAATGATAAGACAAAAGTATCCTAAAACCTTAATTATGGCAGATATATCGACCTATGAAGAAGGGATCGAAGCTTATTATTTGGGCTTCAATCTAATATCCACCACGCTCTCAGGGTATACAGATTATAGCCCTCAAATAGATGAACCCGATTTTGAATTAATTGAAAGGCTTTCTAAAGATGTGAAAGTGCCCTTGATCGCGGAAGGAAGAATATGGACACCAGAACAAGCTATAAAAGCTTTTGAAAAAGGGGCCTATGCAGTTGTTGTTGGTACAGCAATTACAAGACCCCAAGAAATAACCAGACGTTTTGTAAACTATATAACTGAATGGAGGAGCAAAGGTTGCAAGAACAAAGTAGTATCCTCTTAA